One part of the Corallococcus caeni genome encodes these proteins:
- the smc gene encoding chromosome segregation protein SMC: MRIKRLDITGFKSFMERSVFSFDEGVTGVVGPNGCGKSNVVDAIRWVMGEQSAKNLRGRGMEDVIFNGSENKPPLSMAEVSLTFLVDDTDTLAPQYQGFSEITVTRRLFRNGDSEYLINKTVCRLLDITELFLGTGVGTKAYSIIEQGRVGLIVSSKPEDRRHLLEEAAGVTKYKARRKAAERKMEATEANLLRVNDITGELEKRLDTLSRQAKKAEKYRKLKARMREIDLHSTSHRSLELMAEKRVLQSRLENLGGEEREGLDRVKELEEVITRRRAELDAEGAALQQYAGEVHALESALQRDAQELAYGRRDFEETGARVASAQAELDALLARQAEVVQTMTAREAELSGIAGSYKEDEVAMQVALEEQRRVSVLQTEISLRLEQERAGLVAVATRLANHESNLVNLARQRTDLEARRAKLAGELEALRAQEQELDSVRTQAAKHVEDTRHLASELAERRGQEEEALTRTREAFTENEVQVIALREELSDKRSRLASLEDIQKNYDGFDRGVRAVMVRAAEAAREQGIFGLVADVLTVNSPRYERAVEAALGERLQHVIVDSREKGVELVEYLKGHAEGRGTFLPVPSGEQARAFVEPDLTRPGVLAHALKEVSCEPALEPVLKLLLGDVVIVQDLPAAREYAEATPVPCTLVTLEGEVFRTDGSITGGEREGAAVGALQKKREIAELAAEVARVEERYNEILTRHYTLQKQMGQAEAVLKGLGKEQHAEEVNLASQEKDLHKASEDLARVRERLRSLEGEEGQLSQSHTALANEEESSRGEVAHGQADREAREERVRQYAGELEGLRQRADSASSDLMGLRVKVAAGSERGESARKELESLVSQRRDMEARVSRLQATVTEGRAKVEVLQGRLAELESTKDHRAEEHRVAAEALEARRTAHTTATTEVREQDTAFRELRGRLDELMQGLSQITLREKEIGLELEHLAAGIRERYQLELATELHNYHLLAPLSPEVESELKDLRAQVEKMGEINLTAIDEHAELSKRFEFLSTQRQDLQASISQLKEAIVRIDATSRERFKQTFDVVNDKFQAIFPRLFGGGRASLILTQEGPNGEPGVEIVAQPPGKKLQSVNLLSGGEKALTAVALIFGIFLIKPTPFCLLDEVDAPLDEGNVGRYNDMVKEMSRQSQFILITHNKRTMEIADTLYGVTMEEPGISKLVSVKMREASAHNDDKVPAAS, encoded by the coding sequence ATGCGAATCAAGCGCCTGGACATCACCGGCTTCAAGTCGTTCATGGAGCGGAGCGTCTTCTCCTTCGACGAGGGCGTCACGGGCGTCGTCGGCCCCAACGGGTGTGGCAAATCCAACGTCGTGGACGCCATCCGCTGGGTGATGGGCGAGCAGAGCGCGAAGAACCTGCGCGGCCGCGGCATGGAAGACGTCATCTTCAACGGCTCGGAGAACAAGCCGCCCCTGTCCATGGCGGAGGTGTCGCTCACCTTCCTCGTGGACGACACGGACACGCTGGCGCCGCAGTACCAGGGCTTCAGTGAGATCACCGTGACGCGCCGGCTGTTCCGCAACGGCGACTCCGAGTACCTCATCAACAAGACCGTCTGCCGCCTGCTGGACATCACCGAGCTGTTCCTCGGCACCGGCGTGGGCACCAAGGCCTACTCCATCATCGAGCAGGGCCGCGTGGGCCTCATCGTCTCCAGCAAGCCGGAGGACCGCCGGCACCTGCTGGAAGAGGCCGCGGGCGTCACCAAGTACAAGGCCCGCCGCAAGGCCGCCGAGCGCAAGATGGAGGCCACCGAGGCCAACCTCCTGCGCGTCAACGACATCACGGGCGAGCTGGAGAAGCGGCTCGACACGCTGTCGCGCCAGGCGAAGAAGGCGGAGAAGTACCGCAAGCTCAAGGCGCGCATGCGGGAGATCGACCTGCACTCCACCAGCCACCGCTCGCTGGAGCTGATGGCGGAGAAGCGCGTGCTCCAGTCCCGCCTGGAGAACCTGGGCGGCGAGGAGCGCGAGGGCCTGGACCGGGTGAAGGAGCTGGAGGAGGTCATCACCCGGCGCCGCGCGGAGCTGGACGCGGAAGGGGCGGCCCTCCAGCAGTACGCCGGCGAGGTGCACGCGCTGGAGAGCGCCCTGCAGCGCGACGCGCAGGAGCTGGCGTACGGCCGCCGCGACTTCGAGGAGACCGGCGCGCGCGTGGCGTCCGCGCAGGCGGAGCTGGACGCGCTGCTCGCGCGGCAGGCGGAGGTGGTGCAGACCATGACGGCCCGCGAGGCGGAGCTGTCGGGCATCGCCGGGTCGTACAAGGAAGACGAAGTGGCCATGCAGGTGGCGCTGGAGGAGCAGCGCCGCGTCTCCGTGCTCCAGACGGAGATCTCCCTGCGCCTGGAGCAGGAGCGGGCGGGGCTGGTGGCCGTGGCCACGCGCCTGGCCAACCACGAGAGCAACCTGGTCAACCTCGCGCGCCAGCGCACGGACCTGGAGGCCCGCCGCGCGAAGCTGGCCGGTGAGCTGGAGGCCCTGCGCGCCCAGGAGCAGGAGCTGGACTCCGTCCGCACCCAGGCGGCGAAGCACGTGGAGGACACGCGCCACCTGGCCTCTGAACTCGCCGAGCGCCGGGGCCAGGAGGAGGAGGCCCTCACCCGCACGCGGGAGGCCTTCACGGAGAACGAGGTCCAGGTCATCGCGCTGCGCGAGGAGCTGAGCGACAAGCGCAGCCGCCTGGCGTCCCTGGAGGACATCCAGAAGAACTACGACGGCTTCGACCGGGGCGTGCGCGCCGTCATGGTGCGCGCGGCGGAGGCCGCCCGCGAGCAGGGCATCTTCGGCCTGGTGGCGGATGTCCTCACGGTGAACTCGCCGCGCTACGAGCGCGCGGTGGAGGCCGCCCTGGGCGAGCGGCTCCAGCACGTCATCGTGGACAGCCGCGAGAAGGGCGTGGAGCTGGTGGAGTACCTGAAGGGCCACGCCGAAGGGCGCGGCACCTTCCTGCCGGTGCCCTCCGGCGAGCAGGCCCGGGCCTTCGTGGAGCCGGACCTCACGCGCCCGGGCGTCCTGGCGCACGCGCTGAAGGAAGTGTCCTGCGAGCCCGCGCTGGAGCCGGTGCTCAAGCTGCTCCTGGGTGACGTGGTCATCGTCCAGGACCTGCCGGCCGCGCGCGAGTACGCGGAAGCCACCCCCGTGCCGTGCACGCTCGTCACGCTGGAGGGCGAGGTCTTCCGCACCGACGGCTCCATCACCGGCGGCGAGCGCGAGGGCGCGGCGGTGGGCGCGCTCCAGAAGAAGCGCGAGATCGCGGAGCTGGCGGCCGAAGTGGCCCGGGTGGAGGAGCGCTACAACGAGATCTTGACCCGCCACTACACGCTCCAGAAGCAGATGGGGCAGGCGGAGGCCGTCCTCAAGGGCCTGGGCAAGGAGCAGCACGCGGAGGAGGTCAACCTGGCCAGCCAGGAGAAGGACCTCCACAAGGCGAGCGAGGACCTGGCCCGGGTGCGCGAGCGGCTGCGCTCGCTGGAGGGCGAGGAGGGGCAGCTCTCCCAGAGCCACACCGCGCTCGCCAACGAGGAGGAGTCCAGCCGCGGCGAGGTGGCCCACGGCCAGGCGGACCGCGAGGCGCGCGAGGAGCGCGTGCGCCAGTACGCCGGGGAGCTGGAGGGCCTGCGCCAGCGCGCGGACAGCGCGTCCTCGGACCTGATGGGCCTGCGCGTGAAGGTGGCCGCCGGCAGCGAGCGCGGCGAGTCCGCCCGCAAGGAGCTGGAGAGCCTGGTGTCGCAGCGCCGGGACATGGAGGCGCGCGTCAGCCGCCTGCAGGCCACGGTGACGGAGGGCCGCGCCAAGGTGGAGGTGCTGCAGGGCCGGCTCGCGGAGCTGGAGTCCACCAAGGACCACCGCGCGGAGGAGCACCGCGTGGCCGCGGAGGCCCTGGAGGCCCGCCGCACCGCGCACACCACCGCCACCACGGAGGTGCGCGAGCAGGACACCGCCTTCCGCGAGCTGCGCGGCCGGCTGGACGAGCTCATGCAGGGCCTGTCGCAGATCACGCTGCGCGAGAAGGAGATCGGCCTGGAGCTGGAGCACCTGGCCGCCGGCATCCGTGAGCGCTACCAGTTGGAGCTGGCCACGGAGCTGCACAACTACCACCTGCTGGCGCCGCTCTCGCCGGAGGTGGAGAGCGAGCTCAAGGACCTGCGCGCGCAGGTGGAGAAGATGGGGGAGATCAACCTCACCGCCATCGACGAGCACGCGGAGCTGTCCAAGCGCTTCGAGTTCCTCTCCACCCAGCGCCAGGACCTCCAGGCGTCCATCAGCCAGCTGAAGGAAGCCATCGTCCGCATCGACGCGACGAGCCGCGAGCGCTTCAAGCAGACCTTCGACGTGGTGAACGACAAGTTCCAGGCCATCTTCCCGCGCCTGTTCGGCGGTGGCCGCGCCAGCCTCATCCTGACGCAGGAGGGCCCCAACGGAGAGCCGGGCGTGGAAATCGTGGCCCAGCCGCCGGGCAAGAAGCTCCAGAGCGTCAACCTGCTCTCCGGCGGCGAGAAGGCCCTCACCGCCGTGGCGCTCATCTTCGGCATCTTCCTCATCAAGCCCACCCCCTTCTGCCTCCTGGACGAGGTCGACGCCCCGCTGGATGAGGGCAACGTGGGCCGCTACAACGACATGGTGAAGGAGATGAGCCGCCAGTCGCAGTTCATCCTCATCACCCACAACAAGCGCACCATGGAGATCGCCGACACGCTCTACGGCGTCACCATGGAGGAGCCCGGCATCTCCAAGCTCGTCAGCGTGAAGATGCGCGAGGCCTCCGCGCACAACGACGACAAGGTCCCCGCCGCGTCGTAA
- a CDS encoding sigma 54-interacting transcriptional regulator: MIDRPDVTETVQAEREAQATRVPLHEWTVEVVGGPDKGKKVTTRDALVRVGSDAAGDLVLSDPTVSRRHLEVERLPQGLLLRDTGSRNGTFLDGRRILQAFVSSGDKVELGKTKLAVKVAARATEVEVAGTESFGQLVGSSEKMRWVFTELRRIAREDMNLLVEGETGTGKELAARAVHQHSLRRHGAFKVVDCNLISEEKAERELFGGLRAGENEDKAARGIFEAARGGTLFLDEVGELPMSVQGKLLRVLETREVPSLDGQPVAVDVRVIASTHRNLEEDVRQGRFRADLYFRLAVARVRLPPLRTRRDDIPTLSQALSRGMKAALELTPQTLALFEGYDWPGNVRELRNVLERGALMQETGNTSWLDFLAHTPKRAEGTEPATNVTAIVTGMPYHEAKDRVLADFERLYFAEIMREVAFDMKAAEQRTGLSMQSLYRLLKKNGLRLKDLKNAEGLEK; the protein is encoded by the coding sequence ATGATTGACAGACCGGATGTCACCGAAACCGTCCAGGCGGAGCGCGAAGCCCAGGCCACCCGCGTCCCCCTTCACGAGTGGACGGTGGAGGTGGTGGGCGGTCCGGACAAGGGCAAGAAGGTCACCACGCGGGACGCGCTGGTGCGCGTGGGTTCCGACGCCGCGGGGGACCTGGTCTTGAGCGACCCGACGGTGAGCCGCCGTCACCTGGAGGTGGAGCGGCTGCCGCAGGGGCTGCTCTTGCGCGACACCGGCAGCCGCAACGGCACGTTCCTGGACGGCCGGCGCATCCTCCAGGCCTTCGTCAGCAGCGGCGACAAGGTGGAGCTGGGCAAGACGAAGCTCGCGGTGAAGGTGGCCGCCCGCGCGACGGAGGTGGAGGTCGCCGGCACGGAGTCCTTCGGGCAGCTCGTGGGCAGCTCGGAGAAGATGCGCTGGGTCTTCACGGAGCTGCGCCGCATCGCGCGCGAGGACATGAACCTGCTCGTCGAGGGTGAGACGGGCACGGGCAAGGAGCTGGCCGCGCGGGCGGTGCACCAGCACTCGTTGCGCCGCCACGGCGCCTTCAAGGTCGTGGACTGCAACCTCATCTCCGAGGAGAAGGCGGAGCGCGAGCTGTTCGGGGGCCTGCGCGCCGGGGAGAACGAGGACAAGGCCGCGCGCGGCATCTTCGAGGCGGCGCGCGGCGGCACGCTCTTCCTGGACGAGGTGGGCGAGCTGCCCATGTCCGTGCAGGGCAAGCTGCTGCGCGTGCTGGAGACGCGCGAGGTGCCGTCGCTGGACGGGCAGCCGGTGGCGGTGGACGTGCGCGTCATCGCCTCCACGCACCGCAACCTGGAGGAGGACGTGCGCCAGGGCCGCTTCCGCGCGGACCTCTACTTCCGGCTGGCGGTGGCGCGCGTGCGGCTGCCGCCCCTGCGCACCCGCCGCGACGACATCCCCACGCTGTCGCAGGCGCTGTCGCGCGGCATGAAGGCCGCGCTGGAATTGACGCCGCAGACGCTGGCCCTCTTCGAGGGCTACGACTGGCCGGGCAACGTGCGCGAGCTGCGCAACGTGCTGGAGCGCGGCGCGCTGATGCAGGAGACGGGCAACACCAGCTGGCTGGACTTCCTGGCGCACACGCCCAAGCGGGCCGAAGGCACGGAGCCGGCCACCAACGTGACGGCCATCGTCACCGGCATGCCGTACCACGAAGCGAAGGACCGGGTGCTCGCGGACTTCGAGCGGCTGTACTTCGCCGAAATCATGCGCGAGGTGGCCTTCGACATGAAGGCCGCGGAGCAGCGCACCGGCCTGTCCATGCAGAGCCTCTACCGCCTGTTGAAGAAGAACGGGCTCCGCCTCAAGGACCTCAAGAACGCCGAGGGCCTGGAGAAGTGA
- the grxC gene encoding glutaredoxin 3, translated as MKPVKIYTTTYCGFCVRAKDLLKRKGVAYEEVDVTGDDDARAKLVEMSGGQRTVPQIFIGDTHVGGYSDMAALDREGKLDPMLHA; from the coding sequence ATGAAGCCCGTGAAGATCTACACGACGACCTACTGTGGCTTTTGCGTGCGCGCGAAGGACCTGCTCAAGCGCAAGGGCGTGGCGTACGAAGAGGTGGACGTCACCGGAGACGACGACGCCCGCGCGAAGCTGGTGGAGATGAGCGGTGGCCAGCGCACCGTGCCGCAGATCTTCATCGGCGACACGCACGTGGGCGGCTATTCCGACATGGCCGCGCTCGACCGCGAGGGCAAGCTGGACCCGATGCTCCACGCATGA
- the groL gene encoding chaperonin GroEL (60 kDa chaperone family; promotes refolding of misfolded polypeptides especially under stressful conditions; forms two stacked rings of heptamers to form a barrel-shaped 14mer; ends can be capped by GroES; misfolded proteins enter the barrel where they are refolded when GroES binds) gives MAKDIIFEVRARDAILRGVNILADAVKVTLGPKGRNVVIEKSFGSPTITKDGVTVAKEIELENKFENMGAQMVKEVASKTSDVAGDGTTTATVLAQAIFREGAKLVAAGHNPMDIKRGIDKAVSAIIAELKTLAKPTKGNKEIAQVGTISANGDTTIGQIIADAMEKVGKEGVITVEEAKGLDTTLDVVEGMQFDRGYLSPYFVTDPERMEVVLNDPLILIHEKKISSMKDLLPILEQVARAGKPLLIIAEEVEGEALATLVVNKIRGVLNVAAVKAPGFGDRRKAMLEDIATLTGGRMIAEDLGIKLDTLTLQDLGRAKRITIDKDNTTIVDGSGSQTEIEARVKQIRAQVEETSSDYDREKLQERLAKLVGGVAVINVGAATETEMKEKKARVEDALNATRAAVEEGVVPGGGVAYIRCLKALDGLKVADGEKSGVDIIRRSVEEPLRQIVGNGGLEGSVVVNKVKEGTGSFGFNAATGVYEDLLAAGVIDPAKVSRTALQNAASVASLMLTTEAMVAERPKADDDKGAAGGGMGGMGGMGGMGGMGM, from the coding sequence ATGGCGAAGGACATCATTTTCGAAGTGCGCGCGCGTGACGCCATCCTGCGCGGCGTGAACATCCTGGCCGACGCGGTCAAGGTGACCCTGGGGCCCAAGGGCCGCAACGTCGTCATCGAGAAGAGCTTCGGCTCCCCCACCATCACGAAGGACGGCGTGACGGTGGCGAAGGAAATCGAACTGGAGAACAAGTTCGAGAACATGGGCGCCCAGATGGTCAAGGAGGTCGCCTCCAAGACCTCCGACGTCGCCGGTGACGGCACGACCACGGCCACCGTGCTGGCGCAGGCCATCTTCCGCGAGGGCGCGAAGCTGGTCGCCGCGGGCCACAACCCGATGGACATCAAGCGCGGCATCGACAAGGCCGTCAGCGCCATCATCGCCGAGCTGAAGACGCTGGCGAAGCCGACCAAGGGCAACAAGGAGATCGCCCAGGTTGGCACCATCTCCGCCAACGGCGACACCACCATCGGCCAGATCATCGCGGACGCGATGGAGAAGGTCGGCAAGGAGGGCGTCATCACGGTGGAGGAGGCCAAGGGCCTGGACACCACCCTGGACGTCGTCGAGGGCATGCAGTTCGACCGCGGCTACCTGTCCCCGTACTTCGTGACGGATCCGGAGCGCATGGAGGTCGTGCTGAACGACCCCCTCATCCTCATCCACGAGAAGAAGATCTCCTCGATGAAGGACCTGCTCCCCATCCTGGAGCAGGTGGCGCGCGCCGGTAAGCCTCTGCTGATCATCGCCGAGGAGGTCGAGGGCGAGGCCCTGGCCACCCTGGTGGTGAACAAGATCCGCGGCGTGCTGAACGTGGCGGCGGTGAAGGCGCCGGGCTTCGGCGACCGCCGCAAGGCCATGCTGGAGGACATCGCGACCCTCACCGGCGGCCGGATGATCGCCGAGGACCTGGGCATCAAGCTGGACACGCTGACGCTCCAGGACCTGGGCCGCGCCAAGCGCATCACCATCGACAAGGACAACACCACCATCGTCGACGGCTCCGGCAGCCAGACGGAGATCGAGGCGCGCGTGAAGCAGATCCGCGCCCAGGTGGAGGAGACCTCCAGCGACTACGACCGTGAGAAGCTCCAGGAGCGCCTCGCGAAGCTCGTGGGCGGCGTGGCCGTCATCAACGTGGGCGCCGCGACCGAGACGGAGATGAAGGAGAAGAAGGCCCGCGTGGAGGACGCGCTCAACGCGACCCGCGCGGCCGTGGAAGAGGGCGTGGTCCCCGGCGGCGGCGTGGCGTACATCCGCTGCCTCAAGGCCCTGGACGGCCTGAAGGTCGCCGACGGTGAGAAGTCCGGCGTGGACATCATCCGTCGCTCCGTCGAGGAGCCGCTGCGTCAGATCGTCGGCAACGGCGGCCTGGAGGGCAGCGTGGTGGTCAACAAGGTCAAGGAGGGCACGGGCTCCTTCGGCTTCAACGCCGCCACGGGCGTCTACGAGGACCTGCTGGCCGCGGGCGTCATCGACCCGGCCAAGGTGAGCCGCACCGCGCTGCAGAACGCCGCGTCGGTCGCCTCGCTGATGCTCACCACGGAGGCCATGGTCGCCGAGCGCCCGAAGGCGGACGACGACAAGGGCGCCGCCGGCGGTGGCATGGGCGGCATGGGTGGCATGGGCGGTATGGGCGGCATGGGCATGTAG
- the groES gene encoding co-chaperone GroES: MKIRPLQDRLIIKRVAEENKTKGGLFIPDTAKEKPLEGKVIAVGNGKVLEDGKVRAMDIKAGDTILFSKYAGTEIKLDGEDHLILREEDVLGIIEK, encoded by the coding sequence ATGAAGATTCGTCCCCTGCAGGATCGGCTCATCATCAAGCGCGTCGCCGAGGAGAACAAGACCAAGGGTGGCCTCTTCATCCCCGACACGGCGAAGGAGAAGCCGCTCGAGGGCAAGGTCATCGCCGTCGGCAACGGCAAGGTGCTGGAGGACGGCAAGGTGCGCGCCATGGACATCAAGGCCGGCGACACCATCCTCTTCAGCAAGTACGCGGGCACGGAGATCAAGCTGGACGGCGAGGATCACCTGATCCTCCGCGAAGAGGACGTGCTGGGCATCATCGAGAAGTGA
- a CDS encoding NUDIX hydrolase has translation MPREASSGGIVIRFQDGAWEVAVIRPHGRQLWALPKGHVDPGESPEQTARREVREETGLSSVALLAPLGEIRYVYQFRGQRIFKRVHFFLFRYEAGELGPLPGPRVEVDEVRWMPLEGLIPALGYKGEKAVAGRALRWMRAQGLASGAPPPVEGKEPG, from the coding sequence ATGCCGCGCGAGGCGTCCTCAGGAGGCATCGTCATCCGCTTCCAGGACGGTGCCTGGGAGGTCGCGGTCATCCGTCCGCACGGGCGCCAGTTGTGGGCGCTGCCCAAGGGGCACGTGGACCCGGGCGAGTCGCCGGAGCAGACCGCGCGGCGCGAGGTGCGGGAGGAGACGGGGCTCTCCTCGGTGGCGCTGCTCGCGCCCCTGGGGGAGATCCGCTACGTCTACCAGTTCCGGGGGCAGCGCATCTTCAAGCGCGTCCACTTCTTCCTCTTCCGCTACGAGGCGGGAGAGCTGGGGCCGCTGCCGGGGCCGCGCGTGGAGGTGGACGAGGTGCGCTGGATGCCGCTCGAGGGGCTGATTCCGGCGCTGGGCTACAAGGGTGAGAAGGCCGTCGCCGGCCGGGCGCTGCGGTGGATGCGCGCCCAGGGACTGGCGTCCGGGGCTCCTCCCCCCGTGGAGGGGAAGGAGCCGGGGTAG
- the rpoZ gene encoding DNA-directed RNA polymerase subunit omega, with amino-acid sequence MARVTVEDCLPYVDNRFALVLLGAKRARQLMAGARPIIETSKNKPPVLALREVATQRVKFDRDVREALSGKYVGEEAKK; translated from the coding sequence ATGGCCCGCGTTACCGTTGAAGACTGCCTTCCCTACGTGGACAACCGGTTCGCGCTGGTGCTCCTGGGCGCCAAGCGCGCGCGCCAGCTGATGGCCGGCGCCCGGCCCATCATCGAGACGTCGAAGAACAAGCCGCCCGTGCTCGCCCTGCGCGAGGTCGCCACCCAGCGCGTGAAGTTCGACCGCGACGTGCGCGAGGCGCTGTCCGGCAAGTACGTGGGCGAGGAAGCCAAGAAGTAG
- a CDS encoding SDR family oxidoreductase, whose amino-acid sequence MGGGAVVSGPVLVTGPTGNVGRAVVRALLAEGVAVRAAVKSPEHTVSLLKEMDGDVMPVPLDFRRPETFLPALEGVRGVFLMRPQVLAHAEGTLNAFIDAAGTQGVKQVVFLSMAGAEKRAWAPHHAVEEHLKRSTVGWTLLRPAFFAQNLGDAYREDIRQDGRLYMPAGHGKVAFVDVRDVGEVAARALLDTSLRNRAFTLTGLEAVTFDEVASVLSEVLGRPIRYVPASVPGYVRHLHQRRLSWDQLGLQTLMHVGLRFGKAEQVDPTLTNLLGRPTRTVRQYIEDHAPLWR is encoded by the coding sequence ATGGGAGGGGGGGCCGTGGTGAGTGGGCCGGTGCTCGTCACGGGGCCCACGGGCAACGTGGGCCGGGCGGTGGTGCGCGCGCTGCTGGCGGAAGGGGTGGCGGTGCGCGCGGCGGTGAAGTCACCCGAGCACACGGTGTCGCTGCTCAAGGAGATGGACGGGGACGTGATGCCGGTGCCGCTGGACTTCCGGCGGCCGGAGACGTTCCTCCCCGCGCTGGAGGGCGTGCGGGGCGTGTTCCTGATGCGGCCGCAGGTGCTCGCGCACGCGGAAGGGACGCTCAACGCGTTCATCGACGCGGCCGGCACTCAGGGCGTGAAGCAGGTGGTGTTCCTGTCCATGGCGGGCGCGGAGAAGCGCGCGTGGGCGCCGCACCACGCGGTGGAGGAGCACCTGAAGCGCTCCACCGTCGGGTGGACGCTGCTGCGCCCGGCGTTCTTCGCGCAGAACCTGGGGGACGCGTACCGCGAGGACATCCGCCAGGACGGCCGGCTCTACATGCCCGCGGGCCACGGCAAGGTGGCCTTCGTGGACGTGCGCGACGTGGGCGAGGTGGCGGCGCGGGCGCTGCTGGACACGTCGCTGCGCAACCGCGCCTTCACGCTCACCGGGCTGGAGGCGGTGACGTTCGACGAGGTGGCGTCGGTGCTGTCGGAGGTGCTGGGCCGGCCCATCCGCTACGTGCCCGCGTCGGTGCCCGGCTACGTGCGCCACCTGCACCAGCGCCGGCTGTCGTGGGACCAGCTGGGCCTGCAGACGCTGATGCACGTGGGCCTCCGCTTCGGGAAGGCGGAGCAGGTGGACCCCACGCTCACCAACCTGCTGGGCCGCCCCACGCGCACGGTGCGCCAGTACATCGAGGACCACGCGCCGCTCTGGCGCTGA
- a CDS encoding DoxX family protein codes for MDVKTILQYVLALFMVAAGVNHFLKPRMYMRIMPPYLPRPRELVLVSGVAEVLLGIFLLVPATTRLAAWGLVALFVAVFPANLYMAWHPEQFRKIPPALLWLRLPLQAVLILWALWYA; via the coding sequence ATGGACGTGAAAACCATCCTTCAGTACGTGCTCGCGCTGTTCATGGTCGCCGCGGGGGTGAACCACTTCCTCAAGCCCCGCATGTACATGCGCATCATGCCGCCGTACCTGCCCCGGCCCCGGGAGCTGGTGCTCGTGAGCGGCGTGGCGGAGGTGCTGCTGGGCATCTTCCTGCTGGTGCCCGCCACCACGCGGCTCGCGGCCTGGGGACTGGTCGCGCTGTTCGTGGCCGTGTTCCCCGCGAACCTCTACATGGCCTGGCACCCGGAGCAGTTCCGGAAGATTCCCCCGGCCCTGCTCTGGCTGCGGCTGCCCCTGCAGGCCGTGCTCATCCTCTGGGCGCTCTGGTACGCCTGA